CTTTGGAGTTAAACCTTTGAAGAAGGCAGTTATACCTTCATTCTTGATAGTATTCTTGACGATAGTCAACCCACTTTCTGGATTTTCAAAGGATCTGTTTTGGATTCTAGTTTTGATAACATCCAATGGTGCAGAGACGATTAAAGACGCAGAGGCACCGACAATTGACGAAATGAAATTCTGTGACCAAGTAGCTTGGGAGTAATCTTGTAAACCTAAGATGTACTCCTTTGCAAAAGCATTACCACCGAACAAAGCAAATGAACCAGGAGCGTTACGAGCTGCAGTCCAACCCCAGCCTCTGTACAAATTGAAGATACCTTCatctttcaaaattctGATGAAACTTCTTCCTCTGAAGGCTTCTGGGTTGGTCTGTCTTTTGATCTTTAGTACATCAAAAGgtaataaaacaatttcaCCGATACCGATGATTGAACCTGCGGTGGCCGATCTTAGCGCCTTACCAGTTTTTTCACCAAATGCATTATCAAAATCACTCCTATAgtttttattcaaataatcatTAACAAATGGTTGACCACCATATTTGTAGACTCTTTGTAGAACTTTATACACAGCGGCATAACCAAGACCGGGATACAAAGTGAAGAATTTCTTATTAAATGGAAGTTCAGAATGTTGTTTGAAAATGACTTTATTGAATTCCCCAAGTGAAGTGACTTTTGAATGATTTGTCATTAATCTTTTAGAGATAGTGTCAACAGGATGGAAGACACCAATTTCTATAATACCTGCAGAAGCAGAACCCAATAAACGGGCAGCACCAGATTGTTTCTTATCGTTTGGAGCCATTG
The nucleotide sequence above comes from Tetrapisispora phaffii CBS 4417 chromosome 3, complete genome. Encoded proteins:
- the GGC1 gene encoding Ggc1p (similar to Saccharomyces cerevisiae GGC1 (YDL198C); ancestral locus Anc_8.445), with protein sequence MAPNDKKQSGAARLLGSASAGIIEIGVFHPVDTISKRLMTNHSKVTSLGEFNKVIFKQHSELPFNKKFFTLYPGLGYAAVYKVLQRVYKYGGQPFVNDYLNKNYRSDFDNAFGEKTGKALRSATAGSIIGIGEIVLLPFDVLKIKRQTNPEAFRGRSFIRILKDEGIFNLYRGWGWTAARNAPGSFALFGGNAFAKEYILGLQDYSQATWSQNFISSIVGASASLIVSAPLDVIKTRIQNRSFENPESGLTIVKNTIKNEGITAFFKGLTPKLLTTGPKLVFSFALAQSLIPRIDQFMNERK